From Streptomyces sp. CMB-StM0423, a single genomic window includes:
- a CDS encoding fatty acid desaturase family protein, with product MTQATVTPSPKGSAPARSSEFTPLLREVKAAGLLRRRRGWYGFSIGVTLLSLAATGVGIHLLGNTWWTLFLAVPAAVFTTRTAFIGHDSGHAQIAGTRKANRALGLFHGNLLIGMSYHWWTDKHNRHHANPNHIDKDPDVGVGALVWTQRQAAQREGFARWLTRHQAALFFPMLLLEGIALKVSSWQDLRRQGKGERRLEALLLGLHVIGYAALLLTAMSPGKAVVFALVQHAVFGLHLGMCFAPNHKGMEMPEAGDDDWGHLRRQVLTSRNVRGGAVTDWLMGGLNYQIEHHLFPNMPRPHLRRVQPLVRAHCAALGLPYAQTSAVESYRLALEHMHEVGEPLRTPDAP from the coding sequence ATGACGCAGGCCACTGTCACGCCGAGCCCCAAGGGGTCGGCACCCGCCAGGAGCTCGGAGTTCACACCCCTGTTGCGGGAGGTGAAGGCCGCCGGGCTGCTGCGGAGGCGGCGCGGCTGGTACGGGTTCAGCATCGGGGTCACGCTGCTGTCGCTCGCCGCCACCGGCGTCGGCATCCACCTCCTCGGCAACACCTGGTGGACGCTCTTCCTCGCGGTGCCGGCCGCGGTGTTCACCACCCGTACCGCCTTCATCGGCCACGACTCCGGCCACGCGCAGATCGCCGGCACCCGCAAGGCCAACCGCGCGCTCGGGCTCTTCCACGGCAACCTGCTGATCGGCATGAGCTACCACTGGTGGACGGACAAGCACAACCGCCACCATGCCAACCCCAACCACATCGACAAGGACCCCGACGTCGGCGTCGGCGCGCTGGTGTGGACCCAGCGCCAGGCCGCGCAGCGCGAGGGCTTCGCCCGCTGGCTCACCCGCCACCAGGCTGCCCTGTTCTTCCCGATGCTGCTCCTCGAAGGCATCGCGCTGAAGGTGTCGAGCTGGCAGGACCTGCGCCGGCAGGGCAAGGGCGAGCGCCGCCTCGAAGCCCTGCTCCTCGGCCTCCACGTGATCGGCTACGCCGCCCTGCTGCTGACCGCCATGTCGCCCGGCAAGGCCGTGGTCTTCGCGCTCGTGCAGCACGCCGTCTTCGGCCTGCACCTGGGCATGTGCTTCGCGCCCAACCACAAGGGCATGGAGATGCCCGAGGCCGGCGACGACGACTGGGGCCACCTGCGCCGCCAGGTGCTCACCTCCCGCAACGTGCGCGGCGGGGCCGTCACCGACTGGCTCATGGGCGGCCTGAACTACCAGATCGAGCACCACCTCTTCCCCAACATGCCCCGCCCCCACCTGCGCCGCGTCCAGCCGCTGGTACGCGCCCACTGCGCGGCGCTCGGACTGCCGTACGCGCAGACCAGCGCGGTCGAGTCGTACCGGCTGGCGCTGGAGCACATGCACGAGGTCGGCGAGCCGCTGCGCACCCCCGACGCCCCGTAG